The Kozakia baliensis genome includes a region encoding these proteins:
- the recO gene encoding DNA repair protein RecO yields MEWEGAALVLSARAYGESGAIVHLLTEEHGRTAAMVRGGASRRQAAVWQPGNLVLARWQARLSDQLGHVSAEPVQQASARVLDRPFHLDMISAVTAVADGALPDREPHPQLFLDLVRLITAIAVLGDPPPMADLVRWERDLLAVLGYGLSLERCTVTGTTEELAFVSPKTGRAVSAEGAGPWRERLLPLPHFLLDSSDESRPDEWLHGLDLTGYFLSRHLFGARHSPVPEARHRLRERVRAMVENAQ; encoded by the coding sequence ATGGAATGGGAAGGTGCAGCCCTCGTTCTTTCCGCCCGTGCTTATGGTGAAAGCGGTGCGATCGTCCATCTTCTGACGGAAGAACATGGACGCACCGCCGCCATGGTGCGCGGCGGTGCGTCACGCCGTCAGGCGGCTGTGTGGCAACCAGGAAATCTGGTTCTTGCCCGTTGGCAAGCGAGACTTTCCGATCAGTTGGGGCATGTCTCAGCGGAGCCGGTTCAGCAGGCTTCGGCGCGCGTTCTGGATCGACCTTTCCATCTCGATATGATCAGCGCGGTCACGGCGGTAGCGGATGGCGCGCTTCCCGATAGAGAACCGCATCCTCAGCTTTTTCTCGATCTCGTGCGTCTGATCACGGCGATTGCTGTTTTGGGCGATCCGCCTCCTATGGCGGATTTGGTGCGTTGGGAGCGGGATCTCCTTGCGGTTCTAGGATATGGGCTGAGTTTGGAACGTTGCACGGTTACAGGGACGACTGAAGAACTCGCTTTCGTTTCACCAAAAACGGGTAGGGCCGTCAGCGCTGAAGGGGCTGGCCCCTGGCGCGAACGGCTTTTGCCTTTGCCGCATTTTCTTTTGGATAGTTCGGACGAAAGCCGACCGGACGAATGGCTTCACGGTCTGGACCTGACGGGGTATTTTCTGTCACGCCATCTTTTCGGTGCGCGGCATTCGCCGGTTCCGGAAGCGAGGCATCGTCTTCGGGAGCGCGTACGCGCCATGGTTGAGAACGCTCAATAG
- the tsf gene encoding translation elongation factor Ts, whose translation MAEITAALVRDLREKTGAGMMDCKKALTEAARDMDAAIDWLRTKGLSQAAKKSGRVTAEGLIAVASAPQKASIVEINAETDFVGRNEAFQDFVESVAKAALEVGDDLEAIKQAKLPSGRTVADELTHLIATIGENMSIRRAKVLTVPSGVVASYVHSALRPGIGKIGVLAAVEAPSESEALETLGRQIGMHVAATRPSALDVTSVDPEALDRERAVLSEQARESGKPEAIIEKMVEGRIRKFYEEVVLLEQIWVHDGESRVAKVVEKAGAKLTGFERFQLGEGIEKEENDFAAEVAKAAGG comes from the coding sequence ATGGCAGAAATCACCGCAGCCCTCGTGCGTGACTTGCGCGAGAAGACCGGCGCCGGGATGATGGATTGCAAAAAAGCCCTGACAGAAGCTGCGCGCGATATGGATGCGGCCATTGATTGGCTGCGCACAAAGGGTCTTTCGCAAGCTGCGAAGAAGTCGGGTCGTGTCACGGCGGAAGGCTTGATTGCCGTCGCTTCCGCACCGCAGAAGGCGTCCATCGTTGAAATTAACGCCGAGACGGATTTCGTCGGCCGTAACGAAGCGTTCCAGGATTTCGTCGAATCCGTTGCGAAAGCGGCGCTGGAAGTTGGCGACGATCTCGAAGCGATCAAGCAGGCTAAGCTACCGAGCGGCCGTACGGTCGCCGATGAACTGACGCACCTGATCGCGACCATCGGTGAGAACATGTCGATCCGTCGCGCTAAGGTGCTGACGGTTCCGTCGGGTGTGGTGGCAAGCTACGTCCATTCCGCGCTGCGCCCGGGAATCGGTAAGATCGGTGTTCTGGCCGCAGTTGAAGCGCCTTCCGAAAGCGAAGCGCTCGAGACGTTGGGTCGTCAGATCGGCATGCATGTTGCTGCGACCCGTCCTTCCGCTCTGGACGTTACCAGCGTCGATCCGGAAGCTCTGGATCGTGAACGCGCGGTGCTGAGCGAGCAGGCTCGTGAATCCGGCAAGCCGGAAGCGATCATCGAGAAGATGGTCGAAGGCCGTATCCGCAAGTTCTACGAAGAAGTCGTTCTTCTTGAGCAGATCTGGGTGCACGATGGTGAAAGCCGCGTTGCCAAGGTTGTCGAAAAGGCGGGCGCGAAGCTCACCGGTTTCGAGCGCTTCCAGCTTGGTGAAGGCATCGAGAAGGAAGAGAACGATTTCGCTGCTGAAGTCGCGAAGGCTGCTGGCGGCTAA
- the dnaE gene encoding DNA polymerase III subunit alpha: MSHADFVHLRNHSAYSLSQGAIRVAELASLAAENAMPAVALTDTGNLFGALEFSQYCSGKGVQPIIGCQLSLPARNDKPGTPSEPVVALAQNETGLANLQILSSDGFLLSDPGDPIITMERLCEHSEGLFLLTGGTRGPVFRMLAEGLEEEARQFLMRLQESFGDRLAVELHRHGLPEENAVEPGMIALADELSIPLVATNECFFPKASFHEAHDALLCIAQGRTMAEQERWRVTPEHWFKPPTAMRELFSDLPEACDNTVIIAQRCAVKVKTRAPLLPVCPKVNEGATEEETLRAMSQDGLRRRLDKLKADDETRTRYEERLEMELGIISRMGFPGYFLIVADFIQWAKEHDIPVGPGRGSGAGSLVAWALTITDIDPIPFNLLFERFLNPERVSMPDFDIDFCQDRRDEVIRYVRGEYGGERVAQIITFGKLQARAAVRDVGRVLGLPFGMVNRVAELIPNNPAKPVTLKQAIDGEPRLQEMRERDEALRRLMEIALQLEGLYRHASTHAAGVVIGDRSLVELVPLYRDPKSDMLVTQYNMKFVEQAGLVKFDFLGLTTLTILKRGVDFLKIQGIEVDLSSLPLDDERTYDMLARGDAGGVFQFEGAGMRDVLKQMRPTRLEDLIAAVALYRPGPMANIPDYCQRKHGAEWEPPHEEIRDILSETYGIMVYQEQVMQIAQKMAGYSLGGADLLRRAMGKKIRAEMDKQRVIFVEGATARGITAEKAAEVFDLMAKFADYGFNKSHAAAYALVSYQTAWMKANHPVAFLAGCMSLAREKTEKLAALCQEAKRMKIKVLPVDINKSCADFTLEQQEDGTYAIRYALAAVKRVGFSAMEAVVAARGNKPFKNLADLAQRCDAKQLNKIQIENLAKAGAFDSILKDRHIVFASSEIIIRRAQSQAQELASGQIGLFGASAEPEKLRLTEAPAWPEFQRLAAEAEAIGFHMSAHPLDAYRSLLRRSGVLTSQDLMRAAENGAVRVRIAGCVIDKKERPTKSGSKMAWVRLSDAVGGCEVTLFSEVLSRCRDLLVAGQAVLVQAELKLDGEALRITGQDVIDLERAAALEESEIRVWIEQPSAIEQIRGLIANQKGGKGKIVLLPTVDESKAVEVALRGYYAVTPRLGERLRTIPGVQRVDHR; the protein is encoded by the coding sequence ATGTCTCATGCTGATTTCGTTCATCTCCGCAATCATTCTGCTTACTCGCTAAGCCAGGGCGCCATCCGTGTTGCCGAACTCGCCTCTCTAGCCGCTGAAAACGCTATGCCGGCAGTGGCGCTGACCGACACGGGCAATCTGTTCGGCGCATTAGAGTTTTCCCAATATTGCTCTGGGAAAGGCGTGCAACCCATCATCGGTTGCCAATTGTCGCTGCCCGCGAGAAACGACAAACCCGGCACACCTTCCGAGCCTGTCGTCGCCCTGGCGCAGAACGAAACCGGGTTGGCGAATTTGCAAATACTGTCTTCGGACGGCTTTTTGCTGAGCGATCCAGGGGACCCCATCATCACAATGGAACGTCTCTGCGAGCATTCCGAAGGCTTGTTCCTTCTGACGGGCGGCACGCGAGGACCGGTTTTTCGGATGCTGGCCGAAGGGCTGGAAGAAGAAGCGCGGCAGTTCCTGATGCGTTTGCAGGAAAGCTTTGGAGATCGGTTGGCGGTTGAGCTTCACCGTCATGGGCTTCCCGAGGAAAACGCCGTTGAGCCGGGAATGATCGCGCTGGCGGATGAATTATCCATCCCCTTGGTGGCGACAAACGAATGCTTCTTTCCCAAAGCATCGTTCCATGAGGCGCATGATGCTTTGTTATGTATTGCCCAAGGACGCACTATGGCGGAACAAGAGCGCTGGCGGGTAACGCCAGAGCATTGGTTCAAGCCGCCAACTGCTATGCGTGAGCTGTTCAGCGATTTGCCGGAAGCATGCGATAACACCGTCATCATCGCGCAACGATGCGCCGTAAAGGTTAAAACGCGTGCTCCGCTGTTGCCTGTTTGCCCAAAAGTTAATGAAGGGGCAACGGAAGAGGAAACTTTGCGGGCAATGTCCCAGGACGGCTTACGTCGTCGGCTCGACAAACTGAAAGCGGACGATGAAACCCGCACGCGTTATGAAGAGCGCCTGGAAATGGAACTGGGGATCATTAGCCGGATGGGCTTCCCCGGTTACTTCCTGATCGTTGCCGATTTCATCCAGTGGGCGAAAGAGCACGATATCCCTGTCGGACCAGGACGTGGTTCAGGTGCGGGATCGTTGGTGGCCTGGGCGCTGACGATTACGGATATCGACCCAATTCCGTTTAATTTGCTGTTCGAACGCTTTCTTAATCCCGAACGCGTTTCCATGCCGGATTTCGATATCGATTTCTGTCAGGACCGCCGAGACGAAGTTATTCGTTATGTGCGCGGAGAATATGGTGGCGAGCGCGTGGCGCAGATCATCACCTTCGGAAAATTACAGGCGCGTGCCGCCGTGCGCGATGTTGGGCGTGTACTCGGCTTGCCCTTTGGTATGGTAAACCGTGTTGCGGAATTGATTCCAAACAATCCGGCAAAACCCGTGACGTTAAAGCAAGCGATCGACGGTGAACCGCGTTTGCAGGAAATGCGTGAGCGGGATGAAGCACTGCGCCGACTTATGGAAATCGCGTTGCAGCTAGAAGGGCTATATCGCCATGCTTCTACCCACGCCGCCGGTGTCGTGATTGGGGATCGCTCCTTGGTCGAACTTGTGCCGCTCTATCGCGATCCGAAAAGTGATATGCTGGTCACGCAATATAATATGAAATTCGTTGAACAAGCGGGGTTGGTGAAATTCGACTTCCTTGGTTTGACAACGTTGACGATCTTAAAGCGGGGCGTAGATTTTCTTAAAATACAAGGGATTGAAGTCGATCTTTCATCTCTTCCGTTAGATGATGAACGAACTTACGACATGCTGGCGCGTGGCGATGCCGGTGGGGTGTTCCAGTTCGAAGGCGCGGGTATGCGCGATGTGCTCAAACAGATGCGGCCTACTCGGCTGGAAGATCTGATTGCGGCTGTGGCGCTTTATCGTCCGGGACCAATGGCCAATATTCCGGATTATTGTCAGCGCAAGCATGGCGCGGAATGGGAGCCTCCACACGAGGAAATCCGCGATATCCTTTCCGAGACCTACGGCATTATGGTCTATCAAGAACAGGTCATGCAGATCGCGCAAAAGATGGCCGGCTATAGCCTTGGCGGTGCCGACCTACTTCGGCGCGCTATGGGTAAGAAAATTCGCGCTGAGATGGATAAGCAGCGCGTCATTTTCGTCGAAGGTGCAACGGCGCGTGGTATTACCGCTGAGAAAGCCGCCGAGGTTTTCGATCTCATGGCGAAGTTCGCCGATTATGGATTCAATAAATCTCATGCCGCCGCTTATGCGCTTGTCTCGTACCAAACCGCATGGATGAAAGCGAACCATCCGGTGGCCTTTCTCGCTGGGTGCATGTCTTTGGCGCGGGAAAAGACGGAGAAGCTTGCAGCTCTTTGCCAAGAGGCGAAGAGAATGAAAATCAAAGTTTTACCTGTCGACATTAACAAGTCATGCGCAGATTTTACGCTGGAGCAGCAAGAGGATGGCACTTATGCGATCCGTTATGCTCTTGCCGCTGTTAAACGAGTGGGATTTTCTGCTATGGAAGCCGTGGTTGCGGCGCGCGGAAACAAGCCATTCAAAAATCTCGCCGATCTGGCGCAGCGATGCGACGCTAAACAGCTCAATAAAATTCAGATAGAAAATCTTGCAAAAGCAGGGGCTTTCGACAGTATTTTAAAAGATCGCCATATTGTTTTTGCGAGTTCCGAAATCATTATCCGGCGTGCACAATCTCAAGCGCAGGAACTTGCTTCGGGGCAGATCGGCCTATTCGGTGCATCGGCGGAACCAGAAAAACTTCGTTTGACGGAAGCTCCGGCGTGGCCGGAGTTTCAACGTCTTGCTGCTGAGGCCGAAGCGATTGGGTTTCATATGAGCGCGCATCCACTAGACGCGTATCGCAGTCTTTTGCGGCGTTCAGGCGTACTGACTTCCCAAGATTTGATGCGTGCGGCCGAGAATGGCGCAGTCAGGGTGCGTATCGCTGGCTGCGTCATCGATAAGAAGGAGCGCCCGACCAAAAGCGGAAGCAAAATGGCTTGGGTGCGTTTGTCGGATGCCGTAGGTGGTTGTGAGGTGACGCTTTTTTCTGAGGTTTTGTCCCGATGCCGGGACCTGCTTGTGGCAGGCCAAGCCGTTCTGGTACAGGCGGAATTGAAGCTCGATGGCGAAGCTCTGCGTATTACCGGGCAGGACGTTATCGACCTTGAGCGTGCGGCGGCTTTGGAAGAATCCGAAATACGCGTCTGGATCGAGCAGCCTTCCGCAATCGAGCAAATCCGCGGCTTGATCGCGAACCAGAAGGGCGGGAAAGGTAAGATCGTTCTTCTGCCGACGGTCGATGAAAGCAAGGCGGTGGAGGTAGCGTTGCGTGGATATTACGCGGTGACGCCACGGCTTGGAGAGCGTTTGCGCACCATCCCGGGCGTTCAGCGGGTGGATCATCGATAA
- the rpsB gene encoding 30S ribosomal protein S2 — MAMPDFTMRQLLEAGVHFGHHTRRWNPAMAPYLFGVRNQVHIIDLQQTVPMLDRALKAVRDTVAGGGRVLFVGTKRAAAEHVADAAKRCGQYYVNHRWLGGMLTNWKTITGSIKRLRQIDDMLAGDTQGLTKKEILDITRDKEKLERSLGGIKEMGGLPDILFIIDTNKEKLAVEEANKLGIPVVAVLDSNSDPAGVTYPIPGNDDAIRAITMYCDLVAQAVLDGISAELGASGADFGAAEELPVETVVEEQVAAQPTA, encoded by the coding sequence ATGGCGATGCCTGACTTCACCATGCGCCAGCTCCTCGAAGCCGGCGTTCACTTTGGTCACCATACGCGCCGCTGGAATCCGGCGATGGCGCCGTATCTGTTCGGTGTCCGTAATCAGGTTCACATCATCGACCTGCAGCAGACCGTTCCCATGCTGGACCGTGCGCTGAAGGCCGTTCGTGACACGGTAGCCGGTGGCGGTCGCGTGTTGTTCGTTGGCACGAAGCGTGCGGCGGCGGAGCACGTGGCGGACGCGGCGAAGCGTTGCGGCCAGTATTACGTGAACCATCGTTGGCTCGGCGGCATGCTGACCAATTGGAAGACCATCACGGGTTCGATCAAGCGTCTGCGTCAGATCGACGATATGTTGGCGGGCGACACGCAGGGTCTGACGAAGAAAGAAATTCTCGACATTACCCGCGACAAGGAAAAGCTTGAGCGCTCCTTGGGTGGTATTAAAGAGATGGGCGGCCTGCCGGATATTCTCTTCATTATCGATACCAACAAAGAGAAGCTGGCTGTTGAAGAAGCGAACAAGCTGGGCATTCCGGTTGTCGCCGTTCTCGATAGCAATTCCGACCCCGCTGGCGTGACGTATCCGATTCCAGGCAACGATGACGCGATCCGCGCTATCACGATGTATTGCGACCTCGTGGCGCAAGCGGTTCTGGATGGCATTTCCGCCGAACTCGGCGCTTCGGGTGCCGATTTCGGCGCGGCTGAAGAATTGCCGGTCGAAACGGTTGTAGAAGAGCAGGTCGCAGCTCAGCCGACGGCCTAA
- a CDS encoding ABC transporter ATP-binding protein → MSEVAPILSLRGVTRQFQSGEETLHILRSANLELYPGEIVALVAPSGTGKSTLLHIAGLLEPPQDGDVVIAGQKAHHLSDTGRTALRRDEIGFVYQFHHLLAEFTALENVVLPQLIAGVALRAAEERAKELLTRFGLAHRLNALPGKLSGGEQQRTAIARALANRPRLLLADEPTGNLDVHTSDVVFDELLRMVRHEGVAALIATHNDALAARMDHTVTLRDGQIVPF, encoded by the coding sequence ATGAGTGAAGTCGCTCCCATTCTCTCTTTGCGCGGCGTTACACGGCAGTTCCAGTCGGGCGAGGAAACGCTTCATATTCTTCGAAGCGCTAATCTGGAGCTATATCCAGGCGAAATCGTCGCGCTTGTTGCGCCAAGTGGGACAGGCAAATCGACATTGCTTCATATTGCGGGGCTTTTGGAGCCACCGCAGGACGGCGATGTCGTGATAGCAGGGCAAAAGGCGCATCATCTTTCCGATACAGGGCGAACGGCTCTGCGACGGGACGAGATTGGTTTCGTCTATCAATTCCATCATTTGCTTGCGGAATTTACGGCGCTCGAAAATGTTGTGCTGCCACAGCTTATCGCTGGCGTTGCGTTGCGTGCGGCGGAAGAAAGGGCAAAGGAACTTCTGACACGTTTCGGGCTGGCGCATCGCCTCAATGCGCTGCCTGGGAAGCTTTCCGGTGGAGAGCAGCAAAGAACGGCTATTGCACGCGCGCTCGCCAATCGGCCGCGCTTATTGCTTGCGGATGAGCCAACCGGAAATTTGGATGTTCATACGTCCGATGTGGTTTTTGACGAACTTCTGAGAATGGTGCGTCACGAAGGCGTGGCAGCTCTTATCGCCACGCATAACGATGCTTTGGCGGCACGGATGGACCATACCGTGACGCTGCGAGACGGACAAATCGTTCCATTTTAA
- the parC gene encoding DNA topoisomerase IV subunit A: MSKDLAGHIEDTKLADALSERYIAYAMSTIMARSLPDVRDGLKPVHRRLLYAMQQLRLDPTSGFKKCARVVGDVIGKFHPHGDASVYEALVRLAQDFAVRYPLVEGQGNFGSVDGDNAAAMRYTESRLTEVAKALLEGIEDDAVDFRPTYDNEDHEPIVLPGAFPNLLANGAAGIAVGMATSIPPHNAAEICMAARHLIEFPQATTHDLLDYMPGPDFPTGGLLIEDQDSIIQSYETGRGSFRTRARWEVEQGRFGTWVIIVREIPYQVQKSRLIEQIAELMEQKKLPLLGDVRDESTTDIRLVLEPKSKGCEPEVLMETLFRTTALENKFNLNMNVLGPDRVPRVMSLREVLQAWLDHRHEVLVRRSQHRLNAVERRLEILGGFLAVYLNLDEVIRIIREADEPKPALMKAFELTEIQADAVLNMRLRSLRRLEEIEIRKERDALLAEQGSLQTLLSSEKRRWTRIGKELEGIANKFGDGVLGARRTEIAVPPAPVDISAAIQIDREPLTVLLSREGWVRAVRGHGIDIEGQKFKEGDAPSMSVECQSTDRLCIFANGGRAFTLKAVDLPRGRGFGQPIRVLAELPQDEEIVAFFVLTEDGRHLLATAKGKGMVVRDMDMAAEKRTGKQVLNLRDGDLAAVCTTVGAGTHVLALGENRRALIFPLDQVPEMTRGMGVTLQKYPTGSVREVRVFDLAAGLVWVEGQKPRSATDLANWVGKRGDQGKTAPLWMTRKS; encoded by the coding sequence ATGAGCAAGGATCTGGCGGGTCATATTGAAGATACCAAGCTCGCCGATGCGTTGAGCGAGCGATATATTGCGTATGCGATGTCGACGATCATGGCGCGTTCTCTCCCGGATGTGCGCGATGGGTTGAAGCCGGTACATCGGCGTTTGCTTTACGCGATGCAGCAACTTCGCCTTGATCCCACATCAGGGTTTAAAAAGTGTGCACGCGTTGTTGGTGACGTGATCGGTAAGTTCCACCCGCATGGCGATGCCTCGGTTTATGAGGCATTGGTGCGGCTGGCGCAGGATTTCGCCGTGCGTTATCCGCTGGTCGAAGGGCAGGGAAATTTCGGGTCGGTCGATGGCGATAATGCCGCGGCCATGCGTTACACCGAGTCTCGTCTGACGGAAGTCGCCAAGGCGTTGCTCGAAGGTATCGAGGACGATGCCGTCGATTTTCGCCCGACTTACGATAACGAAGACCACGAACCGATCGTGCTCCCGGGGGCGTTTCCTAATCTGCTTGCCAATGGCGCAGCAGGCATCGCGGTGGGTATGGCCACCAGTATTCCACCGCATAATGCGGCTGAAATATGCATGGCCGCGCGTCATCTGATCGAGTTTCCGCAAGCCACTACTCACGATCTGCTCGATTACATGCCCGGCCCAGATTTCCCGACGGGTGGGCTTCTGATCGAGGATCAGGATTCCATCATCCAGTCCTACGAGACCGGGCGGGGAAGTTTCCGAACCCGCGCGCGTTGGGAGGTGGAACAAGGGCGTTTCGGCACCTGGGTGATTATCGTACGCGAAATTCCTTATCAGGTTCAAAAATCACGGCTGATCGAACAGATCGCCGAACTGATGGAGCAGAAAAAGCTTCCCTTACTGGGCGATGTGCGGGACGAGAGCACGACCGATATCCGTCTTGTGTTGGAGCCTAAGAGCAAGGGCTGTGAGCCGGAAGTGCTCATGGAGACGCTGTTCCGCACCACGGCTCTGGAAAACAAATTCAATTTGAACATGAACGTTCTCGGCCCGGATCGTGTGCCGAGGGTCATGAGCCTGCGTGAGGTTCTTCAAGCCTGGCTGGATCACCGTCACGAGGTGTTGGTGCGCCGCTCTCAGCATCGCCTGAATGCAGTGGAGCGCCGCCTTGAAATTCTCGGTGGTTTTCTTGCCGTTTATCTGAATCTGGATGAAGTCATCCGTATCATTCGCGAGGCGGACGAGCCGAAACCCGCACTGATGAAGGCCTTCGAATTAACGGAGATTCAGGCAGATGCGGTGCTGAATATGCGTCTGCGCTCTTTGCGACGCCTAGAAGAGATAGAGATTCGTAAAGAGCGCGACGCGCTGCTGGCGGAACAGGGTTCATTGCAAACTCTGCTGAGCAGCGAAAAAAGGCGCTGGACCCGGATTGGGAAGGAACTGGAAGGCATCGCCAATAAGTTCGGCGATGGCGTGCTCGGTGCCCGACGCACAGAAATCGCCGTCCCTCCGGCGCCTGTCGATATCTCCGCCGCTATTCAAATCGACCGTGAACCCTTGACGGTTCTTCTCTCCCGCGAGGGGTGGGTGCGTGCCGTACGTGGTCATGGTATCGATATCGAAGGACAGAAATTCAAGGAGGGCGACGCACCCAGCATGTCGGTGGAATGCCAGAGCACGGACCGTCTTTGTATTTTTGCCAATGGTGGGCGCGCTTTTACCTTGAAGGCTGTCGATCTCCCGCGCGGGCGTGGTTTTGGCCAGCCCATCCGCGTTTTGGCGGAGCTTCCGCAAGATGAGGAAATTGTCGCTTTCTTCGTGCTGACGGAAGATGGCCGACATCTTCTCGCGACGGCTAAAGGCAAGGGAATGGTCGTGCGCGACATGGACATGGCAGCCGAAAAGCGTACAGGCAAACAAGTGCTCAACCTTCGCGATGGAGACCTCGCAGCGGTTTGCACTACCGTTGGTGCAGGCACGCATGTGTTGGCTTTAGGTGAAAATCGTCGTGCGTTGATCTTCCCGCTGGACCAAGTGCCGGAAATGACACGCGGCATGGGCGTGACGCTTCAGAAATACCCGACCGGTTCCGTAAGGGAGGTCAGAGTGTTCGATCTGGCGGCTGGATTGGTCTGGGTTGAAGGGCAGAAGCCGCGCAGCGCTACCGATTTGGCGAACTGGGTTGGGAAACGCGGCGACCAAGGCAAGACGGCACCGTTATGGATGACCCGAAAATCCTGA
- a CDS encoding lipoprotein-releasing ABC transporter permease subunit, whose amino-acid sequence MFGRFERMVAGRYLRARRGERFVSIIAIFSLIGIALGVATLIIVMAVMNGFKADLMSRVLGLNGDLNIFSAGHSITSYQDDVVAIHQVPGVVRVTPMAEGTVLIDAGSYSSGGMVRGITQNDLRDLHALSDNIIEGKIDNFQGDDAIAIGSTLAARAGLTIGSKITLLSPNGQATPFGTMPRIRAYRVTAIFDAGVNDYDTSVVLMPLASAQRFLMMPNAVSLIQVATADSLQVRGVTHAIAERLDDPRLRVMDWTQSNNAFLGALAVQQNVMFLILTLIILVAAFNVISSMIMMVKDKTRDIAVLRTLGASRSAIMRIFLMCGASVGVSGTLIGFVLGVVFCLNIEHIQHGVEHLTHTNLFNPEFYYLEHLPAKLIWSEVIEVMVMALMLSFLATLYPSWRAARTDPVEALRHE is encoded by the coding sequence ATGTTCGGTCGTTTTGAACGAATGGTGGCTGGGCGCTATCTGCGCGCGCGGCGAGGAGAACGGTTCGTTTCCATCATCGCCATTTTTTCGTTGATCGGGATCGCTCTGGGCGTTGCCACGCTGATCATCGTCATGGCGGTAATGAACGGCTTCAAGGCCGATTTGATGAGTCGTGTTTTGGGCTTGAACGGTGATTTAAATATCTTCAGCGCTGGGCACTCCATCACCTCCTATCAAGATGACGTCGTCGCTATCCATCAAGTGCCGGGCGTTGTGCGTGTCACGCCGATGGCGGAGGGGACGGTTCTGATCGACGCCGGAAGTTATTCTTCCGGAGGAATGGTGCGCGGCATTACGCAGAACGATCTGCGGGATTTGCATGCGCTCAGCGATAATATCATCGAAGGTAAAATCGATAATTTTCAGGGTGATGACGCTATCGCCATCGGCTCGACATTGGCGGCGCGTGCGGGACTGACGATTGGAAGTAAAATCACGTTGCTGTCTCCCAATGGGCAGGCCACGCCGTTCGGGACGATGCCTCGTATACGTGCTTATCGTGTGACGGCGATTTTCGATGCGGGGGTTAATGATTACGACACCAGCGTTGTGCTAATGCCGCTTGCTTCGGCCCAGCGCTTTCTGATGATGCCCAATGCCGTATCGCTCATTCAAGTGGCGACGGCGGATTCTCTACAAGTGAGAGGTGTCACGCACGCCATTGCGGAGCGTCTGGATGATCCGAGACTGCGCGTGATGGATTGGACGCAGAGCAACAATGCTTTTCTTGGTGCTCTGGCCGTTCAGCAGAACGTTATGTTTTTGATCCTGACGCTGATCATTCTGGTCGCGGCCTTCAATGTCATTTCCTCTATGATCATGATGGTGAAAGACAAGACGCGTGATATCGCGGTGTTGCGTACGCTTGGCGCCAGCCGCAGTGCGATTATGCGTATTTTCCTGATGTGTGGCGCGTCCGTCGGCGTTTCGGGGACGTTGATCGGTTTTGTGCTGGGTGTCGTGTTTTGCCTCAATATTGAGCATATCCAGCATGGTGTTGAGCATTTAACGCACACCAACCTGTTCAATCCTGAATTCTATTATCTTGAGCACTTGCCAGCAAAACTGATCTGGTCCGAAGTGATTGAAGTTATGGTCATGGCGTTGATGTTATCTTTTTTAGCAACGCTTTACCCGTCATGGCGCGCGGCCCGAACGGACCCAGTCGAGGCTTTGCGGCATGAGTGA